Genomic DNA from Desulfurivibrio alkaliphilus AHT 2:
ATCGTCAACTTCTTCTACACCCTGCAGGGCGAAGCCGCCGGGGCCCAGGCCTTTGCCAGCTTCGACACCCTGCTGGCCCCCTTCATCCGGGCCGACAACCTCAACTACCGGGAGGTCAAACAGGCCCTGCAGGAGTTTGTCTTCAACCTCAACGTCCCCACCCGGGTGGGTTTCCAGACCCCGTTTACCAACCTCACCATGGACCTGCAGCCGCCAAGTGCCTTGCGCCAGTCCCCGGTGATCATCGGCGGCGTCGAGCAGGATGGCGTTTACGGCGACTACCAGCAGGAGATGAACCTGCTCAACCAGGCCTTTTTGGAAGTAATGGCCGAGGGCGACAGCAAGGGGCGGGCCTTCACCTTCCCCATCCCCACCTACAACATCACCGCCGACTTCAACTGGGACGACCCCAGCCTGGACCGCCTCTGGCAAACCACCGCCCGTTACGGCCTGCCCTATTTCGCCAACTTCGTCAACTCCGACATGAGCCCCGACGACGCCCGCTCCATGTGCTGCCGCCTGCGGCTGGACACCCGGGAGCTGGAGAAACGGGGCGGCGGCCTGTTCGGGGCTAACCCGCTCACCGGCTCCATCGGGGTAGTGACCATCAACATGGCGGCCCTGGGTTACCAGACCAAGGATGAGGCCGATTTTTTCCAGCGCCTGGAAAAACTGATGCAGATCGCCCGCACCAGCCTGGAGACCAAGCGCAAGGTGCTGGAAAACTTCACCGCCAAGGGGCTTTACCCATACACCCGCTACTACCTGCGCCAGGTGGAAGAGCGCTTCGGCCGCTTCTGGGACAACCACTTCTCCACCATCGGCCTGATCGGCACCAACGAGGCCTGCCTCAACCTGCTGGGCGAGGATATAGGCAGTCCGGCGGGCAAAGCCTTTGCCCTGCGGGTGCTTGATTTCATGCGCCAACGGTTAAGCAAGTTCCAGGAAGAGACCGGCAACCAGTACAACCTCGAGGCCACCCCGGCCGAGGGCACCGGTCACCGGCTGGCCAAGCTGGACGCCCGCCGTTTTCCCGAGCTGGCCGCCACCCTGACCTGTTGCGAGGAGGGCCGTCTGCCCATCTACACCAACTCCACCCAGTTGCCGGTGAACTACACCGAGGATATTTTTCAACTGCTGGATCACCAGGATGAGCTGCAGGCCAAATACACCGGCGGCACCGTAGTCCACTGCTTTCTGGGCGAAACCGAGATCGAAGCGGAAACGGTGAAGTCCTTCGTTAAAACGGTCTGCTCCCAGTACCAAATTCCCTACTTCACCCTGACCCCGGTGTTTGCCATCTGCCCGCAACACGGTTACCTGGCCGGCGAGCAGCACCGCTGCCCCCATTGCCAGGCCACCACCGAGGTCTACTCCCGGGTGGTGGGCTACCTGCGGCCCATCCAGCAGTGGCACGAGGGCAAACAGGCGGAATTTACCTTCCGCAACCACTACCGGCTGAGCACTACCCAGCCATGAACATTGGCGGTTTCCATCCGGCTAGCTTCAACGATTTTCCCGGCCGGGTGGCGGCGGTGATCTTTACCCAAGGCTGCAACTTCCGCTGCCCCTGGTGCCATAACGCCGAGCTGATCCCCGCCGCCGCCCCGGCCGGGGCCGACCTTTACGCACCAGAAGAAATTCTGGCCCGGCTGGCGGCCCGCCGAAACAAACTGGGCGGCGCGGTGATCAGCGGCGGCGAACCCACCCTGCAGCCGGACCTGCTGGACTTCTGTCGGGAAATCAAAAAACTGGGGCTGGCGGTGAAGGTGGACAGCAACGGCAGCCGCCCGGAAATTCTCGCAAAGCTGCTGGCGGCTAAAGTGGTGGACTTCCTGGCCATGGACATCAAGGCGCCGCCGGCCAAGTACGAGCAACTGGTGAGCACCAAGGTTGACCTCGAGGCCATCCGGCGTTCCATCGCTCTGATCGCCGCCAGCGGCCTGGCCCACCAGTTCCGCACCACCATGGTGGATCACCTGCTGACCGCCGCCGACCTGGATGAAATCCGCCGCCTGCTACCCGCCGCCTCGCCCCACAAAACCCAACCCTACCGGCCATCCCAGCCGGCAGAACAGGAGGGCTGAATGGATTCGCTCACCAACCGTATCATCCGCGCCGGCAAGCTGGACCATGAGCTGTACCGCGAGGTCAAGGAAGATCCCGAGGCCCTGGGGCCCGCCCTCAACGTGGTGCTGCTCTCCAGCCTGGCCGCCGGCATCGGGTCCTTGCAGCTGGGGATCATCGGTTTTGTCACCGGCACCGCCGCCGCCTTTGCCGGTTGGTTGGTCTGGACCCTGATCATTTACCTGGTCGGGAGCAAGATCCTGCCCGAAGCCCGTACCAGAACCAGCCTCCCCCAGTTGCTCCGGGTAGCCGGTTTTGCCAGTGCGCCGGGCATACTCCGGCTGCTGGCCGGCATTCCCTATCTGGGCGGGTTGGTAATATTTGCCGCCTCACTCTGGATGCTCACCGCCATGATCATCGCCACCCGCCAGGCCCTGGACTATGAAAGCGCCTGGCGCGCCGCCGGGGTCTGCCTGCTGGGCTGGATCCTGCAGGGCATGGCCATTGCCCCTTTTCTGCTGATGATGAGCGCA
This window encodes:
- a CDS encoding ribonucleoside triphosphate reductase — encoded protein: MVHVPTQPQPQATTDHQPAASHTTPRSQLFSVIRKRDQRLVPFAAEKITNAIHKAGEVTGELGPPEARRLTMQVLAIAQNFFGEQLNRSAPAAGDQAAAVPSVEEIQDLVEEVLLSSPYKKTAKAYILYRDQHARIREMVTKTDLDLIDGYLQKLDWQVQENSNMSYSLQGLNNYVSSEISKNYWLNKIYPAEVRRAHLDGDLHLHDLGQLSVYCVGWDLRDLLKQGFTGAPGKAESGPAKHFRSALGQIVNFFYTLQGEAAGAQAFASFDTLLAPFIRADNLNYREVKQALQEFVFNLNVPTRVGFQTPFTNLTMDLQPPSALRQSPVIIGGVEQDGVYGDYQQEMNLLNQAFLEVMAEGDSKGRAFTFPIPTYNITADFNWDDPSLDRLWQTTARYGLPYFANFVNSDMSPDDARSMCCRLRLDTRELEKRGGGLFGANPLTGSIGVVTINMAALGYQTKDEADFFQRLEKLMQIARTSLETKRKVLENFTAKGLYPYTRYYLRQVEERFGRFWDNHFSTIGLIGTNEACLNLLGEDIGSPAGKAFALRVLDFMRQRLSKFQEETGNQYNLEATPAEGTGHRLAKLDARRFPELAATLTCCEEGRLPIYTNSTQLPVNYTEDIFQLLDHQDELQAKYTGGTVVHCFLGETEIEAETVKSFVKTVCSQYQIPYFTLTPVFAICPQHGYLAGEQHRCPHCQATTEVYSRVVGYLRPIQQWHEGKQAEFTFRNHYRLSTTQP
- a CDS encoding anaerobic ribonucleoside-triphosphate reductase activating protein, which codes for MNIGGFHPASFNDFPGRVAAVIFTQGCNFRCPWCHNAELIPAAAPAGADLYAPEEILARLAARRNKLGGAVISGGEPTLQPDLLDFCREIKKLGLAVKVDSNGSRPEILAKLLAAKVVDFLAMDIKAPPAKYEQLVSTKVDLEAIRRSIALIAASGLAHQFRTTMVDHLLTAADLDEIRRLLPAASPHKTQPYRPSQPAEQEG
- a CDS encoding YIP1 family protein, which produces MDSLTNRIIRAGKLDHELYREVKEDPEALGPALNVVLLSSLAAGIGSLQLGIIGFVTGTAAAFAGWLVWTLIIYLVGSKILPEARTRTSLPQLLRVAGFASAPGILRLLAGIPYLGGLVIFAASLWMLTAMIIATRQALDYESAWRAAGVCLLGWILQGMAIAPFLLMMSAKM